Proteins encoded by one window of bacterium:
- a CDS encoding response regulator, with protein MAVPGPGAPDRPADVELRLAGVAHDINQMLAVVTGRAGLLHAGETDPARRRHLHAILLAAADAAAMLRRLAPHGAEPVADACDLAAVAAEARLLAWPDRHPNWTWRSQLDDGWSVAVPAQVLREVLVNLVLNAREALGDGGTLDLDVVPGGSGRLVLRVADDGPGLPDEEGCDVFAPGESGSGAPGRGIGLAACRQLLRRHGADLRRGTGAVGACFEVVLPAGTAAAPMSDAPVETESVAGTDVLVVDDEIVVREMLRDVLAACGCAVRTARDADAALLFCAERRPEVALVDRNLPGVDGLELASRLRAGDSCLAIFLMSGWQEEGAAQPPASAIDGRVAKPLTLERIQAVVAEGRRLQRGRAAGPQ; from the coding sequence ATGGCTGTGCCCGGACCGGGCGCGCCGGACCGACCCGCAGACGTGGAGCTGCGGCTGGCCGGCGTCGCCCACGACATCAACCAGATGCTCGCGGTCGTGACCGGCCGCGCGGGTCTGCTGCACGCCGGCGAGACCGATCCGGCGCGGCGACGGCACCTGCACGCGATCCTGCTCGCGGCGGCCGATGCGGCGGCGATGCTGCGCCGGCTCGCTCCGCACGGCGCCGAACCGGTCGCCGACGCCTGCGATCTCGCGGCCGTCGCGGCGGAGGCGCGGCTCCTGGCCTGGCCCGACCGGCACCCGAACTGGACCTGGCGGAGCCAACTCGACGATGGCTGGAGCGTGGCGGTGCCGGCCCAGGTGCTGCGCGAGGTGCTCGTGAACCTGGTGCTCAACGCGCGCGAGGCCCTGGGCGACGGCGGCACCCTCGACCTGGATGTCGTGCCGGGCGGCTCCGGGCGGCTGGTGCTGCGGGTGGCCGACGACGGACCGGGCCTGCCCGACGAAGAAGGATGCGACGTGTTCGCCCCCGGGGAGAGCGGCAGCGGCGCTCCGGGCCGGGGCATCGGTCTCGCCGCCTGCCGGCAGCTGCTGCGGCGTCACGGTGCCGATCTCCGGCGGGGAACCGGGGCCGTCGGCGCATGTTTCGAAGTGGTCCTGCCCGCGGGGACGGCCGCCGCTCCCATGTCCGACGCGCCGGTGGAGACGGAGTCGGTCGCCGGGACGGACGTCCTGGTGGTCGACGACGAGATCGTGGTGCGCGAGATGCTGCGGGACGTGCTTGCGGCCTGCGGCTGCGCGGTGCGCACGGCGCGCGACGCCGACGCCGCCCTCCTGTTCTGTGCCGAACGCCGGCCCGAGGTGGCCCTGGTGGACCGCAACCTGCCCGGCGTCGATGGACTGGAACTTGCTTCGCGCCTGCGGGCGGGCGACTCTTGCCTGGCGATCTTCCTCATGTCCGGCTGGCAGGAGGAAGGCGCGGCGCAGCCGCCGGCGTCCGCCATCGACGGCCGAGTCGCGAAACCCCTCACCCTGGAACGGATCCAGGCGGTCGTGGCCGAGGGACGACGCCTGCAGCGCGGGCGCGCCGCCGGCCCGCAATGA
- a CDS encoding transcriptional repressor yields MTPNENATSRAGDKAQHEERVREKEAAFAEFIQRKGLKTTRQRNTIVATFFRLKGHISVEELLNEVKKVNPRIGYATVYRTLHLLVESNLVEERRFGDGLARYEGHSDVEHHDHMICLECGMISEFFNPRLEALQEKLAEENNFAIYRHRLELYGACKDKEACDRRKNAKAAEARGA; encoded by the coding sequence ATGACGCCCAACGAAAACGCGACCAGCAGGGCTGGAGACAAGGCCCAGCACGAGGAACGGGTGCGGGAGAAGGAAGCGGCCTTCGCCGAATTCATCCAGCGCAAGGGCTTGAAGACCACGCGCCAGCGGAATACCATCGTCGCGACGTTCTTCCGCCTGAAGGGCCACATCAGTGTCGAGGAGCTGCTGAACGAGGTCAAGAAGGTGAACCCGCGCATCGGCTACGCGACCGTGTACCGGACGCTGCACCTGCTGGTGGAGAGCAATCTCGTGGAGGAACGTCGGTTCGGCGACGGCCTGGCCCGCTACGAGGGGCATTCGGACGTCGAGCACCACGACCACATGATCTGCCTCGAGTGCGGCATGATCTCGGAATTCTTCAACCCCCGGCTCGAGGCGCTCCAGGAGAAGCTCGCCGAGGAGAACAATTTCGCGATCTATCGCCACCGGCTGGAGCTGTACGGTGCCTGCAAGGACAAGGAAGCCTGCGACCGGCGGAAGAACGCGAAGGCCGCCGAAGCCCGGGGTGCCTGA